aacagaatataaatataatagccGTATATAGACCGGccgaataaaaataagaatcacTTCATGGaacatatcaaaatattattagaaaaataccATCAACAGAAAGTGTAATTGTAATAGGAGATACAAATATGACCTTCTGAATAATGAAAGGAGTCCAGCGACTACGAGTTACAAAAACACCCTGTGCGAATGCGGCCTGCACAGTGCGATTCCCGGAAACGAAGCGACGCGCGAGCCATCGTTAAAGGAGGAGCAGACGTCGTGCTTGGACACGTGTGGGTGCGAGAGAGACGGAGTATGGACTTCGCGGCCTATGTCCTTGAACTGTACATTTCGGATCATCATGCGGTTGGTTTAATGGTGAATTATAAAAGTGAcattaatgtaaacaaatctaGTGATGATAATTTTGTTCAGGAAGTGATAAGTGAAAAAATCATTACGCAAAAGTTTAATGACTACGACTGGTCCCagctattattaattaagtgtcCTCTGAAGTTATACGAAACTATAGTAAcagattttaatacaatatataGCGATAGTACAATTATAGTGCCAAAACGTAATAAACGTCACACACAGCCATGGGTAGATAAATGCTTGTACAATATGTTAAACCGtagagataatttatttagagcGTGGAAACAAACACCGAAAGATATGAATAAAAGGCTGGAGTACacaaaatttagaaataaagtaaataaattagtgaATGAAGCTAAGCACAAGTATAGGCAGTccgaaatacaaaaatgtaatggtgactatagaaaaatatgggCAAATATCAACTCATGGATAGGACGGGGAAAAAATGATCTGGATAGCGTAATATCAAAGTACTTAGgcaaaaaagaagacatgtatACTATTTGCAGCAACTTttccaaaacatttacaaacgaaataaaaaatatcaaacatgatTGTAATATGAAATTTTTAGACAGAAATACGTATGTAAACCCTAGCTTAGTAAGTTTTAGATATAACAAAGTTACCTCATTAGATatagaaaaaattataaatacattatctttatataaAGCGCCAGGAATAGATAAAATAAGAGTTacggatataaaatatttatgtaaaactttgAGCCCAATATTAGCAAACTTCATCAATATGTGTATGACTCAATCTGTGTATCCTGACCGGTTGAAATATGCAATAATTCGACCGATATATAAGTCGGGGAGTCATATGGAATATGTAAACTATAGACCTATTGCTATACTTTcagttatagataaaatatttgaaaaagtaattgttGGCCAAATAAACACTTTCTTGGAACGTAATAACATACTGTCCGATGCTCAGCACGGCTTTAGAAAAGAACGCAGCACAGCCACAGCACTGACCCGGTTTGCGGACTTTGTCAATGAGAGTCTTAATTTAGGTAAGCAGCTCATAGCATTATTTATAGACTATAAAAAAGCCTTCGATACGCTTGACCATCACGTGTTGCTACAAGCAATGGAAGATTGTGGCATTCGCGGTCCCACTAATGAATGGTTCAAGAATTATCTTACCAATAGAAAGATTCGTACTGTAGTAAACGGAGTAGCGGGGGAGGAGGCTCCTGTTGACATGGGTGTGCCGACCGGATCAGTGTTCGGACCAGTAGGCTATATAATGCATGTGAATAGTGTAATTAACGTTGTAAGCAGATGTCGCGTGTATATGTATGCCGATGACATGTGCCTATTGTATGCGTCGAAAGATCTGACCGAGGCCCAGGAGAGTATTCAATCCGACTTTGAAAGAATAACGCAATGGGCACATGACAACGGTAtaatcttaaatattcaaaaaaccaAGTACATGCATATATACTCACCGTATAATAACCGTGCTAAGGCCGCTGATGACAGCAGCATAGGTATAATAGGGCATACATATGACTGTCTTCATAGAAATAAAGCAAATTGCAATTGTGTCAACATACAATCAGTCACCACATATAAATACTTAGGCTTAAATGTCGACAAACATTTCAGCTGGAAGTCTCATGTAAATGATGTATGTAATAAGCTTAGACCGGTCCTTACCAATTTTTACcaacttaaaaaagtaattaacaaaaatacgatGAGGATGGTCTACTATGCTCTGGCAGATTCTATAATTAGTTATGGTCTTAGTGTATATGGACGCACGTTTATAACATATATAcgagatataaaatgtattcaaacaaggctcattaaatatttagttagtgctaaaattaaaaaaaagtgcaataaagaatatgaaaaactatatcctatatgtaatatattaccaatagatgtaaaaactatttttttaatagccatagaacattattatacagatacatacaaaataaaaactgaaaatatatacaACACTAGGAACGTTGTACaaggaaaactaataaaaccaaaaataaacaactattacGGAGAGAGAATGACTGAATATTTAGtccctaaaatatttaacaatatagaaatactaagaactgaacctaaaataagtaaatataagttaaaagttaagCTGAAGGGCTTTTTGCTTAGCGAAGCTGACCCTAGTACTAGTGAGATGTAGTAacatagatagatataagtatatataatattatataaatatatattatagatgtgtttttaacaaatgttttaaagtgcTAATAATACGCATAATGTTGTGTTGTAATGAGCGTGTCTCGCCAACAAGCGACAT
The Trichoplusia ni isolate ovarian cell line Hi5 chromosome 23 unlocalized genomic scaffold, tn1 tig00003530_group22, whole genome shotgun sequence genome window above contains:
- the LOC113506718 gene encoding uncharacterized protein LOC113506718; its protein translation is MVQCKKCKLFLSMNKDDVIKCKGDCDGVFHKKCVRNNKQLALKEICEECLKNERSPPQNKDTNSSSKITVNPCETSGEKILEEVNKKLEVIYNMEKKLTELTDTVDFYAEMYQEMSNFKEAAEKKIKSLEQKNVFLEKYNRALEERVEELEMKEKEKCLEICGLENIPNENTKQVVQEVAKLLQVNPEDIEDAERVGKEKDGDQRPRIIKVKLRTKNARIKWMAAKKEHTVTNSKLHSNGSDKRIYINEDLPKQKRRYKYDLLNNERSPATTSYKNTLCECGLHSAIPGNEATREPSLKEEQTSCLDTCGCERDGVWTSRPMSLNFIDKIFEKVIVGQINTFLERNNILSDAQHGFRKERSTATALTRFADFVNESLNLGKQLIALFIDYKKAFDTLDHHVLLQAMEDCGIRGPTNEWFKNYLTNRKIRTVVNGVAGEEAPVDMGVPTGSVFGPVGYIMHVNSVINVVSRCRVYMYADDMCLLYASKDLTEAQESIQSDFERITQWAHDNGIILNIQKTKYMHIYSPYNNRAKAADDSSI